One part of the Coffea eugenioides isolate CCC68of chromosome 10, Ceug_1.0, whole genome shotgun sequence genome encodes these proteins:
- the LOC113749457 gene encoding LOW QUALITY PROTEIN: UDP-glycosyltransferase 88F5-like (The sequence of the model RefSeq protein was modified relative to this genomic sequence to represent the inferred CDS: inserted 1 base in 1 codon), with product MENTLVLYPAPGIGHMISMLELAKLILRHYSNKFSRIHILITTGFQADFSSNLSPPAIAFKFIRKNAPNVHHALQEXSKTSSIRALIIDFFCTSAMPYSNNLGTPVYYFFTSGAAALALYLYFPTIHKQTSESFKDLVQTKFDVPGLPPIPATHMPEPVLDRVDPASDDILYFSVHLPKSSGIIVNTFDELEPIALKAITDGLCVPDAPTPPLYNIGPLIAEADSRPAEDGDEGIDLDQSDCFSWLDRQPNKCVVFLYFGSRGTFSVEQITEIAKGLERSGKRFLWVVKKPLGDYKSKQVNGSGGFEVDSILPEGFLEKTKGIGLVVKSWIPQMQVLRHPAVGGFATHCGWNSILEAVVAGVPMVAWPLHAEQHVNMAALVQDMKMAIPVEQGNDGIASAEEVEKRIRELMDSERGQELRELSKKMRAIAVESGQHLGSSSTALSNLIRVVFGN from the exons ATGGAGAACACCCTCGTCCTGTATCCAGCACCAGGAATAGGCCACATGATCTCGATGCTGGAGCTGGCCAAGTTAATCCTTCGCCACTACAGCAACAAATTCTCAAGAATCCACATCCTCATCACCACCGGCTTTCAAGCGGATTTCTCTTCTAATCTCAGTCCACCTGCCATTGCGTTCAAATTCATCCGCAAGAATGCTCCCAATGTCCACCATGCTCTCCAGG ATTCTAAGACATCATCAATTAGGGCTCTGATCATTGATTTTTTCTGCACATCAGCGATGCCTTATTCCAATAATCTTGGCACCCCGGTTTACTATTTCTTTACTTCTGGTGCTGCAGCTCTTGCTCTTTATCTGTACTTTCCCACAATCCACAAGCAAACAAGTGAAAGCTTTAAAGATCTTGTTCAGACTAAGTTTGATGTTCCAGGGTTGCCTCCTATACCAGCAACACATATGCCTGAGCCAGTGCTGGACAGAGTTGACCCTGCCTCTGATGATATACTATATTTTTCTGTTCATCTCCCTAAGAGTAGTGGTATCATAGTTAACACATTTGATGAGCTAGAACCTATTGCTTTGAAGGCAATTACAGATGGTCTGTGTGTTCCTGATGCTCCTACTCCACCCCTATACAACATTGGGCCATTGATAGCTGAAGCTGATAGTAGACCAGCTGAAGATGGTGATGAAGGCATTGACTTGGATCAGAGTGATTGCTTCTCATGGCTTGATAGACAGCCGAACAAATGTGTGGTGTTCTTGTATTTTGGAAGCCGAGGAACTTTCTCAGTTGAGCAGATAACGGAGATTGCTAAAGGGTTGGAAAGAAGTGGTAAGAGATTCCTGTGGGTTGTCAAAAAACCTCTAGGCGACTACAAAAGCAAACAGGTTAATGGATCAGGTGGTTTTGAGGTTGACAGCATACTACCAGAGGGGTTTCTGGAGAAAACCAAAGGTATAGGCCTGGTTGTGAAGTCATGGATACCTCAGATGCAGGTGCTGAGACACCCTGCAGTGGGGGGATTTGCAACTCACTGTGGGTGGAACTCAATCTTGGAAGCCGTGGTTGCAGGTGTGCCGATGGTGGCTTGGCCGCTACATGCTGAACAGCATGTTAACATGGCTGCACTGGTCCAAGACATGAAGATGGCAATTCCAGTGGAGCAAGGCAATGATGGCATTGCAAGTGCGGAGGAGGTCGAAAAAAGGATTAGAGAATTGATGGATTCAGAGAGAGGACAAGAACTTAGAGAGCTGAGCAAGAAGATGAGAGCCATAGCTGTTGAATCTGGGCAACATTTAGGCTCTTCTAGTACTGCCCTTTCTAACTTGATTCGCGTTGTGTTTggaaactaa
- the LOC113750057 gene encoding uncharacterized protein LOC113750057, with the protein MMNIVALCLVLTTLATAGVWSPTPEKVNNDKEDVVLKEGHRTVVVEFEKDDGNTKVSISPQEAVHEGFVHKPSSSRVDEKGPHDSSVKGKVSDSVENVKENLKDEQEDAGDPHKATPRELVCDALGRCKHKIASAIGKTKEMVSENAHEAADKVYEVEEEAKEAVTDAYDRVKGTVERKAHEASDKAHEAKERAKDAARDKAHEVKERVKDAASEKACEAEESVMDAATGAASKVKEAKERVKDAANEVSGKAKEKVAEKVHEVKGEVGEAVDTAKTLQGDVEGNLSKLVKATKGKVKEAEEKVEGISKEGEEVIERVKEKGKKGLKGILRRGREVVYGSFGYVFSPESLAFGIRILQLLGLAGAYGMSIWVTFISSYVLARALPRQQFAILQSKIYPVYFQAMAYSVGLLLVGHLLSRRKRVSSGAGDTLQGFNLLASLLMLLINLKYLEPLATKVMFERMKLEKEEGRGVESSKEEQSDGVVDSITEPSSVKASSTATKTSPSSSTPHERPEAAASQCEIVRSSEALRKLNTISSFLNVLTLMALTWHLVHLGQLLSRI; encoded by the exons atgatgaacATTGTTGCATTATGTCTGGTCTTAACTACACTTGCAACTGCTGGTGTATGGTCTCCAACCCCagaaaaagtaaacaacgaCAAAGAAGATGTTGTATTGAAGGAAGGCCACAGAACTGTGGTAGTTGAGTTTGAGAAAGATGATGGGAATACCAAAGTTTCAATCTCTCCTCAAGAGGCTGTGCATGAGGGTTTTGTTCACAAACCTTCTTCCTCAAGAGTTGATGAAAAGGGCCCTCATGATTCGTCTGTAAAAGGGAAGGTTTCTGACTCGGTGGAAAATGTCAAGGAGAATTTGAAGGATGAGCAAGAAGATGCCGGTGATCCTCATAAGGCAACTCCTAGAGAACTTGTTTGTGATGCTTTGGGCAGGTGTAAGCATAAGATAGCGAGTGCAATTGGGAAAACGAAGGAGATGGTGTCTGAGAATGCCCATGAAGCTGCTGATAAAGTTtatgaagttgaagaagaagccAAGGAGGCTGTGACGGATGCTTATGACAGAGTGAAAGGTACGGTTGAAAGAAAAGCCCACGAGGCTTCTGATAAGGCTCATGAAGCAAAGGAGAGGGCGAAGGATGCTGCAAGAGACAAGGCTCATGAAGTAAAGGAAAGGGTGAAGGATGCGGCGAGTGAAAAGGCTTGTGAAGCGGAGGAGTCGGTGATGGATGCCGCGACTGGTGCGGCTAGTAAAGTAAAAGAAGCGAAGGAAAGGGTGAAGGATGCTGCGAATGAGGTCTCTGGTAAGGCGAAAGAAAAGGTAGCGGAAAAAGTGCATGAAGTTAAAGGAGAAGTGGGAGAAGCGGTTGATACAGCCAAGACCCTCCAAGGAGATGTAGAGGGAAATTTGTCGAAACTAGTGAAGGCTACAAAAGGAAAGGTAAAAGAAGCAGAAGAAAAGGTTGAAGGGATTTCAAAAGAAGGTGAAGAAGTTATAGAAAGGGTTAAGGAGAAGGGAAAGAAAGGTTTGAAAGGAATTCTCCGGCGAGGCCGAGAAGTTGTGTATGGCTCTTTTGGCTATGTTTTTTCACCGGAAAGTTTGGCTTTCGGTATAAGAATATTGCAGTTATTGGGATTGGCGGGTGCATATGGGATGAGTATTTGGGTGACATTTATTTCTAGTTATGTTCTGGCTAGGGCATTGCCCAGGCAGCAGTTTGCTATCTTGCAAAGCAAAATATATCCTGTTTATTTCCAGGCTATGGCTTATAGCGTTGGGTTGCTGTTGGTAGGGCATTTGTTAAGTCGAAGAAAAAGAGTGTCCTCTGGCGCAGGGGACACTTTGCAAGGCTTCAATCTTCTTGCTTCTCTTTTGATGCTTTTGATAAATTTGAAGTACTTGGAGCCTCTTGCGACTAAG GTTATGTTTGAGAGGATGAAATTGGAGAAAGAAGAAGGTAGAGGAGTAGAGAGCTCTAAAGAAGAACAGTCTGACGGAGTGGTTGATTCAATAACCGAGCCATCGTCTGTAAAGGCATCAAGCACCGCAACTAAGACGAGTCCATCTTCCTCTACTCCTCATGAAAGGCCAGAAGCTGCAGCTTCACAATGTGAGATAGTCAGATCGAGTGAGGCACTGAGGAAGTTGAATACAATTTCATCCTTCCTCAATGTCTTGACTCTAATGGCCCTCACTTGGCACCTTGTACATTTGGGACAGCTGCTTTCACGCATCTAG